The Scleropages formosus chromosome 11, fSclFor1.1, whole genome shotgun sequence genome window below encodes:
- the adisspb gene encoding adipose-secreted signaling protein, with product MATAKKSSTAKAGGVRFSEDSVAHSHVHFDGKLHDSVVMVTQEADGNFLVKVGFLKIQHKYEIVFTLPEVPALGPDVCPAPVPNPHLCVTDVRRTLEGGIRVTCEYMAHQEGVLQEEMMLVSESKEDACLRVRVQARVMEHHHGTPMLLEGVRCVGVELEYDSEQSDWQGFD from the exons GTTCCACAGCAAAGGCAGGGGGTGTGCGCTTCTCTGAGGATTCTGTCGCCCACTCCCATGTCCACTTTGATGGCAAACTGCATGActctgttgtcatggtgaccCAGGAGGCAGATGGCAACTTCCTGGTAAAG GTGGGCTTCCTGAAGATCCAGCACAAGTATGAGATCGTCTTCACGCTCCCTGAGGTGCCCGCCCTGGGACCGGATGTGTGTCCAGCACCTGTGCCCAACCCCCACCTCTGCGTCACAGATGTCAGGCGCACACTGGAGG GGGGTATAAGGGTCACCTGTGAGTACATGGCCCACCAAGAGGGGGTGCTGCAGGAGGAGATGATGCTCGTAAGTGAGAGCAAGGAAGACGCCTGCCTGCGAGTGAGGGTGCAGGCGCGTGTCATGG AGCACCACCACGGAACACCGATGCTGCTGGAAGGTGTGCGCTGTGTCGGGGTGGAGCTGGAGTATGACTCGGAGCAGAGTGACTGGCAGGGGTTCGACTAG